The Neurospora crassa OR74A linkage group I, whole genome shotgun sequence genome segment AGAACGGCCGGGATAGGTAGGAATGGATAAATATCACCATCCTGAATTCAATATTTTGGTGTTCTTGGTGTTTCTGTGAAGCCTGGAAGTCGCCTGGGACCGTGACTTGGACTTGGCCAGACACTGCAGACGGGGAACGGGACCTAACGGAAGCTGCGGCTGCAGCGATGGCGCAAGCAAAATGGAAACTGGGTGGAACCAGAGTGGGACTTCCCGGCCGGCCCCGCTCCCCCGGTTGGCCGAGCCGTCGACCGCGAGACTTTTATGTTTTGGAACACAGCATCACCGTGGTAAAGAGAAGGTGGTGCGACAGCATACATAGGTAGTAGGTTGCTTGTCTCAAATATTACAACTTGACAAGTCGGCTGCTTGAAAGGTACTTGAGAAGCATCTTGGTGCTTCAGCTTAAGTGGAAGCAACTGTAGCACTCATCACAGTCGTCACATGCACCGGCATCCAATGTGGTGAACCTAACCCAGTACAAACATcatgtacatatgtacaacTTGTTCTCCTTCAGAACCAATGAAACGCCAAATTATCTCTTGTTGGAACGGAGAAGAgagtgaagagagagagcacTTGTAGCAACTCCCCTGCCCCTGGCCTAATTGTTTAGGCGCTTTGGCCAGGACAGCCCGGGTTGCCCCGCCATccacatacctacctaatcagTGATCAATAACAAACTGCGGGGGGGACTTCTTCATCCACAGCTCATCTCCCCCAGGATACCACAAGACGCGTGTTGTTCTTCAGTCAACTCAAAGACAGATGGGTCTCACGAGATTGCATCATGGCTTCACCAGCAAATAGTCCGAGTCCTCTGACGCCTGTGACAGAAACCTCTTTGACGAGGCCTGGGCATGAACAGCCCGAGAGGATCCTGATTCCTGACAGGCTGAGCTTGGGTGGGCGCTTGCAACTGCTCTCGTCCAATCAAGCCCCCCATCTCCAGACTCATAAGCGCTGCCATGGGAGGCCATCCGAGGCCAATCACAGCTTGTCTTGTTGCCCTAATGGGATGCCCAACTCCCCTCGTCAAGCACTTTATACACTATCTGGATGGTACACGACAAGCGAGCCCGACTGCCGCCCACGCCGCCCTCAACCAACTGGCTTGAAGCCTGACTTTCCCTCAGTCTAGGTGACCCTTTGCCCCTGGTCTGTTTCTCCATCAAGCAAAGGGAAGTAAGTGCCTGGCGCCGCCCATGTGCCAGTCACCTagactagtgtagtgtggcCTGCACATATGGCCGCATATTGATCACCTTGTTCCCGGTCTggcccttcttttttttttttctgataCGAGACGCTCTTGTTTCAAAACGTCCATCTTCAAGTCACTTTTTGTCTTGGTTTGGCTTGCTTCAGTTGGAAAAGCGACTCGGTTGTGACAGGTTGAGCGCAAGAGGTTGTCGTTGTTACTGTgttgatcttcttcttctgtctcAGTTCAGTTTCCTTTTTCcgatcatcaccatcttcaacaCCAAGGAGGGGTAATCACGAACCCCTTCGAGAACTCCAAACGAATATCCGGAAATAATCCACGCTCGATCAAGAGTGACAAGAGACCGTCTGTCTACCCGAATCCTTCGACACACTCCGAAACAACGCCAGTCCGTTGTTGCGCATAGCCGCTCTCCCAAAAATAACCACCACTCCTTGCCAGATAGATCCATCCGCCAACATGTCTCGATCCCGCGGTGTTCCTGATGAGGAACTCTTCATCAGTAGGCCTCGCCCTTCGGATGAGGACTGCGATAGTCCCACCGTTGAACCTCTGAGAATCTTCAAGCCCATGAGCCCCAAACTACCCGGTGCCGCCGACAAGGCATCTGAGAACCGCTACAAGTACCCCGCCCCGCCAACATCGTCGGCCGCGTCAGCCTCAGCTTCCAAGCCGTCCATCGCCCCTTTACCCGGCCTCCCGGGCCTGCCTCCGCTGCCATCCTTCCCTCTCCCGCCCGGAGCTTCGAGTTCGGCTGCCCCTCTCCCGTACCCGGACGACGACCTCTCGCGACCTACACAGGCCTCCAAGCCAGCCCGAGCCCCATACCCCGTCGATGATGTGCGCAGGCCTTCTCCCGCCTCCAGCACGGGGCGCATCTATAGCCCTCCTCCGGTCTCCTCGAGCCCCCAGCTACACAACGATACCACTCCGCGGCTGAACATAAGTCCCATTGAGAAGAAGCCAGGGTTGGCCGACAGACGCGGAGCTGTCCCCAAGCCTCTACAGAGTCCCGATAGTCCCAATGGGGATGACCTGTTTGCGAAGCCCTTGGGTCGGCCTCCCCAGCAGCCAGCCCTTCAGCCAGTTCATCCTGCGCAGAAAATCTCCAATGCCTATCAGCAAAAGCCTTACTACCCTCCTCCCGGAGGTGGCAATGTTCGCATGAACTCGGAGCCCAGCATTGCCCGTATCTCTTCAACGGCTTCCACTTCGACCACGAGGGCCAGCCGTGggtcgcctcctcctcccgagACGCCCATTGTCGAGCCGGGTGTGGTTCCAGGAGGCGGAATCGAGGCTCGCTATGCCGCTGCTGGTATTTCAGGGACCGCAACCCTCACGAGTCTCCAGGCACAAACTGCGCAAAGTGCGGCGGCCCAGTCGCGTCTGGCGCAATATGGTGGGCAGAGACCTCCATCTCAACCGCAACAGCATAGCCAGCATCCCGCGCTCGCTCAgtcccagcagcagcagcaacctcaaGCGCAGGCGCAACCACCTCGGCCTTGGACTCCGACCGAGACTCCGGATCAACAACCGTTCGGCCCCCCTACCGTCTACCAAGGCGATGCCGTCGCTCAGAACCCTCAGCCAGCGAGGCCCCAGCCCCAACAGCAGAATAGCTTCAACCTTCCCAAGAACCCCGAGCCCGTGAGTAATGCGCCGGCTGGATCCAGCCTCCAAGTGAGCGTTCTGGAGCAGGACTTCCAACGCATGCAGGCTTCTACTCCTCCACCGGCCTATAGCAGTGTCACTCCCAATGCTTCTTCGAACTACCCAGCCGAGAAACAACGGCCGGCCCAGACACATCCGGCCActgccagcaccaccaccaccaccaccaacaacaacaacaacagccacaGCAACAATGCCACTCCGAACCCAACATCTCGTCCAGCAACAACTGCATCTGGCAGCAGTAGCCGGCCAGTTAATACTGCctctccggctccggcttcatccatccacaaGCCCAAGCCCGTTGCTGTGGCTGCTTCCCAAACCCCGGCCCAACAGCATCCCGGACACCCGGCCTTTGCCAATGAGCCCCAGCACCCGGCTCAGGTTGCCCACAATGTCGGACATCCGGCCCTGCAACACACGCCGTCTCTCATGGCTTCCACCcaggcgccgccgccgttgcctGAGGGCTGGATTGCCCATCTCGACCAGAACTCGGGTCAATACTATTACATCCACTTGGCCACCCAAGCCACGCAGTGGGAGTTTCCCAAGGGCCCCAACCCCATCAGCCACGAGGCGGCGCCCTTGTCTCCCACGGCGTCAACCTACGGCAACCCTCTTGCCTCGCCTCTTCTCGGCGGCAAGACCGGCCTGGCCTCTCCCATGTTCCACCCCCAGACCCCCGGCTATGCCGAGAGCATCATGACCGTCGCCTCCGCCGCGCCCTCTGGCTTCACTGGCCCACCCCCCAGCGCCGGCGTAGACATGTACAAAATCATGCCCACCAACGGCGTCTACTTTGGCCCCTACCTGCGCTACGTCAACATGGACTTGGAGAAGGGCGTCTGGCACGGCAGCATCCTGATCGTCACCGACGCGCCCCAACCGCCCaccatccacatccacctcAGCGTCGACCTCTCCCCGAACCCGCGCCAGCTGATCCCGCATAACATCTGGACGCACCAGCGCTGGGTGTTTTACAAGTACGACATGGACCTGCAAATGTCCGAGCACGGCACCGAGCGCTGGACCTACGCCGTCACCTCGCACCTGGGGTGCACGCGTTACGAGTTCATTGTCGCGGGCCGGTATGAAACCGGATGGCGGATGATTGCGCACTCGGGGAATGACTTTGCTCCGTCGACGAACCAGAACGAGCGCGCAAAGCTGGGCGGCGTGGGATTCATGTGGAAGGATATCCTGCAGAAGAACGTCGAGTGCGGCGGCTTTCATGTCCAGCTGGGTCTGGGCGACCAGATTTATGGTGATCGGCTCTGGCGCGAGGTGCCTATTCTCAAGCAATGGCTTGCTATCGCCGGGAGAGAGAACCGCAAAAATGTCCCCTGGACGGCGAGACACGAGGAGGATGTAACGCATGCTTACTTCCACTACTACACAAGCCACTTCGATCAGCCGTTCATGCGCGAGGCGTTTGCGCAGATTCCGCATGTCTTGCAGATCGATGATCACGATATCTTTGATGGGTTTGGTTCCTACCCGGAGTACATGCAGTCGTCGGCGATTTTCAAGAATATCGGGCGGATTGCGATTGATAtgtacctcctcttccagcaCCACACCACCGTTGAAATGCTGCGCAATGTCAGTTCGGATATGGAcctcttcaccatcaccggCGCCGGCTGGCATTTCGTCAAGTACCTCGGCCCAGCCGTTGTGGTGGTAGGACCCGACTGTCGCTCCGAACGCACGCAGACGCGCGTGATGGCTGGTCCCACGTACCAAGGTCTGTTCCCCAAGGTGGCCATGTTACCGCCTAGCGTGCAGCATTGTATCTGGATGTTATCTGTGCCCGTGGTCTACCCACGTTTGGAGACCGTCGAGACGCTAGCGAATACGTTTGCGACGGGCAAGAAGGCGGTTAACACGACGTATAACTTGCTGGGTAAAGTGACGAGCTCGGTGGCGGGTGTGGTGGGAGGaaaggaggtggtggcgcATGGGTTCAAGGAAGTGAAGAGGGCAGTGGGCAAGAGCGGACTGATGGGTAATGTGCTGAATCAGTTTGGCGAGATCGATATCGCGGAGGAGCTGAAGGACTTGTGGACGCATGAGAGCAAGGATCTGGAGAGGACGTATTTGATTCGGACGCTACAAGGGATTGCGCAGCAGAAGGGGATCAGGATGACGTTTTTGTCTGGTGGTATGTTTCTTCCCCCTTTATgtctccctcccccttcccatgTCATGCACTTGATAACTAACTTGGATAAAACAGACGTCAActccgccggcgccggcctCCTCCACGACCCCTCCCACCCCTCCGACCACAAAACCATGTACCAACTCATCACCTCCCCCATCGTCGCCGCCCCGTGCTCTTCTTATCTCCTCAAAGCTCTCCACTCGggctccaactccaacaaaCTGCTCTACGTGCCTCTCAACGGGCACAAATCCACCCACGAAGTCTCCGACACCAAGGAAGACATGATGGAGATCTTCCATACCGATGCGAGCGGCGCAGCAAGGGAGTACAAGAAACTCATGGCGCGGAGGAATTATGTCGCTATTGTGGCTTATGATCCGGACGCAGGGGTCAATATGGGCATGGGGATGGGAGGACTACAACAAACTGGGTATGCGGCGAGTGTGCATAGTGGGGGGTCTAATGGAAGTGGACTGAATAAACTTAGTCTGGCGGTGGATTTTGTGGTGCAGGGCGATGGGGCGTTTACGGCCACGACCAAGTATGGGCCGGTGATTGTGCCGCATTTGGAGTATGGGCATTAGTTTTGTTTTTGGGGGATTTGAGGCCAAGGTTTAGGTGAAGGGGTAGTGAGGATGTTGCTGTCTGTTCTTGCTGTCTGTTGGATATCTTGGATAtagcgaggaggaagcgtCGTGACAGCTTTTTGGTCTGTTCTATCCTGTTCGGTTCTATTCTGTTCTATCCTGTTTGTTGTAAGACGATCTGTCGGCATGTCTTGTTTTGAGATGATAATCaacttctttttatataccaAGTTTTCTTTTGTTCCATTTCAATTTCAAAATAAAAGAAACTCTTCACTTCAAGTCGATGTCGGCAATGTgtgttctgttctgttctcCTTCACTGGCATAGGTAGTGGTATGCAAGAGCAAGTATACACTACCTACGTAGCCGGGTAGGTTTAATGActggctgactgactgactgactgactgactggctggctgactgactgactgactgactgactgactgactgactaaCTGACCGGCTTTGAGACTCGATTACTTGCCCACTCACcgaatatttttttttttttcttctttgtctcCTATTATGAGTCGTGTTTCTTCTTGGAGATGGTCGGTCTCtgaaagcaagcaagcaagcaagcaagcaagcaagcaagcaagcaagcaagtaaGCAAGCAAAGCGTCTCTCTCCCAACTAAGTCTTGCAAACTTTAGAGCAAGCTTACTGAGGTTTCCCATAACTAAGTATAGTACCTTGCTCAAACCACGGAaagaggtatgtaggtatgtattaTTACACTGGCCTCATGCAATCCTTGTTTTCAACAAGGTGCGTTAATAACCGGTCGGATAATGGGTgtgtatatttattacttgtTGATTTGTTCAAAGTTGGTGGGGGTAggtacaggtaggtaggtaggtaggtaggtaggtaatgatgttgatgttgatgatggtaaTGGGCGGGATGTTGTTTGTATTATTCATTTCCATCATATCATTCTTGTTgtcctcctttcttttctcgcaCCCCGGCCAccctttaatttttttttttatttttttcttgttttgtCTGTTTCGTAACACAAATAAATGACTTCTCATTGATTCCGTCCTCAAGTCTTTCTTTCTGCTTTTCTGATAGAAGTGACTGAATAGGACTGAACTAACCAagctactacctacctctaggtgacTGGCGTGGGTTCGATCATGAATGAGGTCATTAGGTTGGGCTGGGGCTGGGCtggggctgggctgggctgggctgttTCTGACTTGAGTCTTCTAAGCTGAAGTCGCTTAGGACGGACGTTGGGAGGTTAGTTCTGGATTAAGCAGCTGCttggtggtaggtaggtaggtaggtaggtagtttggGTATCTTTCATTGTATCACGAGCTagtgtttgtttgtttctttccttttttgttGTGTTCTccccatcttttttttttcttttttcaccattggacttttttttttttttttttacattTTTGTTATACGCTTCTGTTCATTGCTTCTCTCATTTTACTGTGGGAAAATAACATCCATGTCAGAGCATATCGACTTCTTTCAACGTACAGAGTCGTTTTGCAAAGTCAATATCGCAACTACAACTTCATATCGGTCTTTTCAACCAACCAATGACGACTTTTCCAATGTTGTCTCCCAGCTTGAACTCTGTGAGCTAGACCCGGCCTCAGCAAGGCCGTCCGATTGAGGATGAGGGTTGAGACATGAATAATGCAGGTCATCTCTTCTGGAAGTTTTGGGGTTACTGATACCCGACTTTGTGTTTCTACACAGCTTGTATGTGCTGGGTATCACTGACAAGTGTCTATCGATCTCTTGTCAGGTTTCAAGCACGGACTACTAAGATCTGTGATCTAGTCTAGGCTGGGTTTTTAGGTTTTAGGGTTTCTTCCATCTGGACTTTCTGCAGTTCGAAGATCAATCAATATATCCGGATGACAACGGCCCAATCTGCCAACCATCGGATGAAAGAACAAAGCACGCTGCGCTTATTTCAACCTCACGGCATCATTCAGGCTTACAGATGCCCGATCAGGTCTGACGTCGAGGCACATGAACATATAGCCTTGTCATGCTTATCCATGACTGCAGTGGCTTCTTGCTGCCTACGATAACAGCTGAGTTCGAAGCAAGTGATAACGAGGCGAACAATCCGTGATGAGCATTGGATAGGAGGGAGTTTAGTGTAGAGGGGGCAATTTGAAGAGGGGGAGGTTTTCTCGCCGGCACTAACTGCACCATGTCGAGAAACACACCATTAAGAACGCATGTTCTTTTTGCCTTCTGCGTGACTTCTGATGACCAGTaacttgatgatgatgtcgccTCCTCTGTACACGTGTGGACTCGCTGTTGGGCTTTTTGGCGTAGGAGAGCAACCAACCAGTGGGAGAGGTTCTCGATTGACGGACGGATGTGAAGTTGTGtgtgaagagaagagaaggaaggaagtcgAGGAATGAATGGGCCAATTGAGCGGTGAGACGCATGCAAGGGTAGACTGCccagacgaggaggacgcaACAAGGGCAGAAAGAAGTGCCCACCAACTTTTAAAGCATCCCCCGGCTGCACATCATGATTCGGCCGCGGGACCAGGCGCGGGAGTCGGGACATGTTGTGAGACACACTGCATTGGACACCACTTTGTGCTTCGttgggaggaagagagaggggaggggacgATGAGGGGAGCAGGGGCGGAGGGGAGATGAGGTGTGGTCTCAGCTGGGTTCAAGACATGGAGGAAACCTACATCGAATTGGGCGGGAAGAGGTCAAAGTGGTGGGGCCTCCAGTTGTTGTTTTGTATGTTTCGATTCGTGGAGATCCCAGTTAGGATGACAGGGATCGCTCCTTCACCCGCCGAGTGGGAACCTTTAACGTCGTGTTCATCCCAAGAAGTGGAAAAtggaaagaggg includes the following:
- the so gene encoding Fso1, whose protein sequence is MSRSRGVPDEELFISRPRPSDEDCDSPTVEPLRIFKPMSPKLPGAADKASENRYKYPAPPTSSAASASASKPSIAPLPGLPGLPPLPSFPLPPGASSSAAPLPYPDDDLSRPTQASKPARAPYPVDDVRRPSPASSTGRIYSPPPVSSSPQLHNDTTPRLNISPIEKKPGLADRRGAVPKPLQSPDSPNGDDLFAKPLGRPPQQPALQPVHPAQKISNAYQQKPYYPPPGGGNVRMNSEPSIARISSTASTSTTRASRGSPPPPETPIVEPGVVPGGGIEARYAAAGISGTATLTSLQAQTAQSAAAQSRLAQYGGQRPPSQPQQHSQHPALAQSQQQQQPQAQAQPPRPWTPTETPDQQPFGPPTVYQGDAVAQNPQPARPQPQQQNSFNLPKNPEPVSNAPAGSSLQVSVLEQDFQRMQASTPPPAYSSVTPNASSNYPAEKQRPAQTHPATASTTTTTTNNNNNSHSNNATPNPTSRPATTASGSSSRPVNTASPAPASSIHKPKPVAVAASQTPAQQHPGHPAFANEPQHPAQVAHNVGHPALQHTPSLMASTQAPPPLPEGWIAHLDQNSGQYYYIHLATQATQWEFPKGPNPISHEAAPLSPTASTYGNPLASPLLGGKTGLASPMFHPQTPGYAESIMTVASAAPSGFTGPPPSAGVDMYKIMPTNGVYFGPYLRYVNMDLEKGVWHGSILIVTDAPQPPTIHIHLSVDLSPNPRQLIPHNIWTHQRWVFYKYDMDLQMSEHGTERWTYAVTSHLGCTRYEFIVAGRYETGWRMIAHSGNDFAPSTNQNERAKLGGVGFMWKDILQKNVECGGFHVQLGLGDQIYGDRLWREVPILKQWLAIAGRENRKNVPWTARHEEDVTHAYFHYYTSHFDQPFMREAFAQIPHVLQIDDHDIFDGFGSYPEYMQSSAIFKNIGRIAIDMYLLFQHHTTVEMLRNVSSDMDLFTITGAGWHFVKYLGPAVVVVGPDCRSERTQTRVMAGPTYQGLFPKVAMLPPSVQHCIWMLSVPVVYPRLETVETLANTFATGKKAVNTTYNLLGKVTSSVAGVVGGKEVVAHGFKEVKRAVGKSGLMGNVLNQFGEIDIAEELKDLWTHESKDLERTYLIRTLQGIAQQKGIRMTFLSGDVNSAGAGLLHDPSHPSDHKTMYQLITSPIVAAPCSSYLLKALHSGSNSNKLLYVPLNGHKSTHEVSDTKEDMMEIFHTDASGAAREYKKLMARRNYVAIVAYDPDAGVNMGMGMGGLQQTGYAASVHSGGSNGSGLNKLSLAVDFVVQGDGAFTATTKYGPVIVPHLEYGH